A region from the Aquipuribacter nitratireducens genome encodes:
- the sigM gene encoding RNA polymerase sigma factor SigM, producing MTSGPSDAALLDAHLAGDADAFGELVRRHRDVLWAVALRTTGNPADAEDALQEAMVSALRAVERFERRSAVRTWLYRIVVNASLDRLRRAAARPTTPLDEHVDPAAPGDESGQVEQRLDVVAALQTLSPGQRAAVVLVHMHGLPVAEAAEILDLPEGTVKSRCSRARAQLAKVLGNPSGAVGVQDGTGPSEAGGPRGAGTAGEAR from the coding sequence GTGACGTCCGGGCCCAGCGACGCCGCCCTCCTCGACGCGCACCTCGCCGGCGACGCCGACGCGTTCGGCGAGCTCGTCCGCCGGCACCGCGACGTCCTGTGGGCGGTGGCGCTCCGCACGACCGGCAACCCCGCCGACGCCGAGGACGCCCTGCAGGAGGCCATGGTGTCGGCGCTACGGGCGGTCGAGCGCTTCGAGCGCCGCTCGGCGGTCCGGACGTGGCTGTACCGCATCGTCGTCAACGCGTCGCTCGACCGGCTGCGCCGGGCGGCCGCGCGCCCGACGACCCCGCTCGACGAGCACGTCGACCCTGCCGCGCCCGGCGACGAGAGCGGCCAGGTGGAGCAGCGCCTCGACGTCGTGGCGGCGCTGCAGACGCTGTCCCCCGGGCAGCGGGCGGCCGTCGTCCTCGTCCACATGCACGGGCTGCCCGTCGCGGAGGCGGCGGAGATCCTCGACCTGCCGGAGGGCACGGTGAAGTCGCGGTGCTCCCGGGCGAGGGCCCAGCTGGCGAAGGTCCTCGGGAACCCGAGCGGCGCCGTCGGCGTCCAAGACGGGACAGGCCCGTCGGAGGCGGGAGGACCACGAGGAGCCGGGACGGCGGGTGAGGCACGGTGA